In Afipia sp. GAS231, a single window of DNA contains:
- a CDS encoding septal ring lytic transglycosylase RlpA family protein, translated as MLNTNKAVLGNQTQSRTAFALIAATLLIGGSVSEASAKSRHHRHHFHQAAKSTGGDWRDANASMGGTSGGHSFSGMASFYGNESGSRTASGQRFNQNAMTAAHRSLPFGTKLRVTHRGQSVVVTINDRGPFIRGRVLDLSTGAARAIGLTGAGVGKVTAEVVS; from the coding sequence ATGTTGAATACCAATAAAGCGGTGCTGGGAAATCAAACCCAGTCGCGTACGGCTTTCGCTCTGATCGCCGCAACTCTCCTGATCGGTGGCAGCGTCTCCGAGGCTTCCGCCAAATCCAGGCATCATCGCCACCATTTCCACCAGGCGGCGAAGTCGACCGGCGGTGACTGGCGGGATGCCAATGCCTCGATGGGCGGCACTTCCGGTGGCCACAGCTTCTCCGGAATGGCTTCCTTTTACGGCAACGAATCCGGCAGCAGGACCGCCTCCGGTCAGCGCTTCAACCAGAACGCCATGACGGCGGCTCACCGCTCGCTGCCGTTCGGCACCAAGCTCCGGGTGACCCATCGCGGCCAGAGCGTCGTCGTCACCATCAACGACCGTGGTCCCTTCATCAGGGGGCGCGTGCTCGATCTCTCCACGGGCGCTGCCCGTGCCATCGGACTGACCGGCGCCGGCGTCGGCAAGGTCACCGCCGAGGTCGTTTCCTAA
- a CDS encoding F0F1 ATP synthase subunit delta: protein MAAEDPSVSGVSGRYATALFELARDEKSLDAVKADLDQFEAMLADSADLKRLVRSPVFSAGEQSKALTAVLDKAGIAGTSAKFLKVLTANRRLFAVTDVIRAFRALVAKYKGEATADVTVAEQLNEKNLDALKTALKSVTGKDVALNVKVDPSIIGGLVVKLGSRMVDSSLRTKLNSIKHAMKEAG from the coding sequence GTGGCTGCTGAAGATCCGTCCGTTTCGGGAGTGTCAGGCCGTTATGCAACGGCCTTGTTCGAGTTGGCGCGCGACGAGAAATCGCTCGACGCCGTGAAAGCCGATCTCGATCAATTCGAGGCCATGTTGGCCGACAGCGCCGATTTGAAGCGCCTCGTCCGCAGTCCGGTATTCTCCGCAGGTGAGCAGTCGAAGGCGCTCACGGCGGTGCTCGACAAGGCTGGAATTGCCGGCACTTCCGCGAAATTCCTTAAGGTCCTGACCGCCAATCGCCGGCTGTTTGCCGTCACCGATGTGATCCGCGCCTTCCGCGCGCTGGTGGCGAAGTACAAGGGCGAAGCGACCGCCGATGTCACGGTTGCCGAACAACTCAATGAAAAGAATCTCGACGCTCTCAAGACCGCACTGAAGTCAGTGACGGGCAAGGACGTCGCGCTCAACGTGAAAGTCGATCCCTCCATCATTGGCGGCCTTGTGGTCAAGCTCGGCAGCCGCATGGTGGATAGTTCGCTTCGCACCAAACTCAATTCGATCAAGCACGCGATGAAAGAGGCAGGCTGA
- the atpA gene encoding F0F1 ATP synthase subunit alpha, whose protein sequence is MDIRAAEISAILKDQIKNFGQEAEVTEVGQVLSVGDGIARVYGLDNVQAGEMVEFENGTRGMALNLETDNVGIVIFGADREIKEGQTVKRTRAIVDTPVGKGLLGRVVDALGNPIDGKGPIQADKRMRVDVKAPGIIPRKSVNEPMATGLKAIDALIPVGRGQRELIIGDRQTGKTAIALDTILNQKPLNAQPDENIKLYCVYVAIGQKRSTVAQFVKVLEEQGALEYSIIVAATASDPAPMQYIAPFTGCTMGEYFRDNGMHAVIIYDDLSKQAVAYRQMSLLLRRPPGREAYPGDVFYLHSRLLERAAKLNKDQGSGSLTALPVIETQANDVSAYIPTNVISITDGQIFLETDLFFQGIRPAVNVGLSVSRVGSSAQTKAMKKVAGKIKGELAQYREMAAFAQFGSDLDASTQRLLNRGSRLTELLKQPQFSPLKMEEQVCVIWAGTNGYLDALPLAKVRPFEDGLLSLLRGKNVEILNSIRESRDLSDDTAAKLKTVVEAFTKTLA, encoded by the coding sequence ATGGACATCCGCGCCGCGGAAATTTCCGCGATCCTGAAGGACCAGATCAAGAATTTCGGCCAGGAGGCTGAAGTTACCGAAGTCGGACAGGTGTTGTCCGTCGGCGACGGCATTGCCCGCGTCTACGGCCTCGACAACGTCCAGGCCGGTGAAATGGTTGAGTTCGAGAACGGCACCCGCGGCATGGCGCTGAACCTCGAAACCGACAACGTCGGCATCGTGATCTTCGGCGCCGACCGCGAGATCAAGGAAGGCCAGACCGTCAAGCGCACCCGCGCCATCGTCGACACGCCCGTCGGCAAGGGCCTGCTCGGCCGCGTCGTCGACGCGCTCGGCAATCCGATCGACGGCAAGGGTCCGATCCAGGCCGACAAGCGCATGCGCGTCGACGTCAAGGCGCCCGGCATCATTCCGCGCAAATCGGTCAACGAGCCGATGGCGACCGGCCTCAAGGCCATCGACGCCCTGATCCCGGTCGGCCGCGGCCAGCGCGAGCTGATCATCGGCGACCGTCAGACCGGCAAGACCGCGATCGCGCTCGACACCATTCTGAACCAGAAGCCGCTCAACGCGCAGCCGGACGAGAACATCAAGCTGTATTGCGTCTACGTCGCGATCGGCCAGAAGCGCTCGACCGTCGCCCAGTTCGTCAAGGTGCTCGAAGAGCAGGGCGCGCTGGAATATTCGATCATCGTCGCCGCCACCGCCTCCGATCCGGCGCCGATGCAGTACATCGCGCCGTTCACCGGCTGCACCATGGGCGAATATTTCCGCGACAACGGCATGCACGCCGTCATCATCTATGACGATCTGTCCAAGCAGGCCGTCGCCTATCGCCAGATGTCGCTGCTGCTGCGCCGCCCGCCGGGCCGCGAAGCCTATCCCGGCGACGTGTTCTACCTGCATTCGCGCCTGCTCGAGCGTGCCGCGAAGCTCAACAAGGACCAGGGTTCGGGTTCGCTGACCGCGCTGCCGGTCATCGAAACCCAGGCCAACGACGTGTCGGCCTACATTCCGACCAACGTGATTTCGATCACCGACGGCCAGATCTTCCTGGAAACCGACCTGTTCTTCCAGGGCATTCGCCCGGCGGTGAACGTCGGTCTGTCGGTGTCGCGCGTCGGATCGTCGGCACAGACCAAGGCGATGAAGAAGGTCGCCGGCAAGATCAAGGGCGAGCTGGCGCAATACCGCGAAATGGCGGCGTTCGCGCAGTTCGGCTCCGACCTCGACGCCTCGACCCAGCGACTGCTCAACCGTGGTTCGCGCCTGACCGAACTCCTGAAGCAGCCGCAGTTCTCGCCGCTGAAGATGGAAGAGCAGGTCTGCGTGATCTGGGCCGGCACCAACGGCTACCTCGATGCGCTTCCGCTCGCCAAGGTGCGTCCGTTCGAAGACGGCCTGCTGTCGCTGCTGCGCGGCAAGAACGTCGAGATCCTCAACAGCATCCGCGAAAGCCGCGATCTCAGCGACGATACCGCGGCCAAGCTGAAGACGGTGGTCGAGGCTTTCACCAAGACGCTGGCTTAA
- a CDS encoding F0F1 ATP synthase subunit gamma → MASLKDMRVRIASTKATQKITKAMQMVAASKLRRAQTAAEAARPYAEKMDAVISNIATAAAGSPGAPTLMSGTGKDQVHLLLVCTGERGLSGAFNSSIVRLARERALALMNQGKEVKFFCVGRKGYEQLRRNFDRQIIDHVELRSVRQLGFVNAEDIAKKVLARFADGEFDVCTLFFSRFKSVISQIPTAQQVIPLVVDAPAANAGPSTAYEYEPEEDEILTRLLPRNLAVQIFRALLENNASFYGAQMSAMDNATRNAGDMIRKQTLIYNRTRQAMITKELIEIISGAEAM, encoded by the coding sequence ATGGCTTCACTTAAAGACATGCGGGTCCGCATCGCCTCCACCAAGGCGACGCAGAAGATCACCAAGGCGATGCAGATGGTCGCGGCTTCCAAGCTGCGCCGGGCGCAGACCGCTGCCGAAGCGGCGCGGCCCTACGCCGAAAAGATGGATGCGGTGATTTCGAATATCGCGACCGCTGCCGCCGGTTCGCCCGGCGCGCCGACGCTGATGTCCGGCACGGGCAAGGATCAGGTGCACCTGCTGCTGGTCTGCACCGGCGAGCGCGGCCTGTCGGGCGCCTTCAACTCCTCGATCGTGCGCCTCGCCCGCGAGCGCGCACTGGCGTTGATGAACCAGGGCAAGGAAGTCAAATTCTTCTGCGTCGGCCGCAAGGGCTACGAGCAGCTGCGCCGCAACTTCGACCGCCAGATCATCGATCACGTCGAGCTGCGCTCGGTCCGCCAGCTCGGCTTCGTCAATGCCGAGGACATCGCCAAGAAGGTTCTGGCGCGTTTTGCCGACGGCGAATTCGATGTTTGCACGCTGTTCTTTTCACGCTTCAAGTCCGTCATTTCGCAGATCCCGACCGCCCAGCAGGTGATCCCGCTGGTGGTGGATGCGCCGGCCGCCAATGCCGGCCCGTCGACTGCCTACGAATACGAGCCCGAGGAAGACGAGATCCTGACGCGGCTGCTGCCGCGCAATCTCGCGGTGCAGATCTTCCGCGCGCTGCTGGAAAACAACGCTTCGTTCTACGGCGCGCAGATGAGCGCGATGGACAACGCCACCCGCAACGCCGGCGACATGATCCGCAAGCAGACCTTGATCTACAACCGAACCCGTCAGGCCATGATCACCAAGGAGCTGATTGAAATCATCTCCGGCGCCGAAGCGATGTAA
- the atpD gene encoding F0F1 ATP synthase subunit beta, protein MATPANQTGRITQVIGAVVDVQFEGHLPAILNAIETKNGGNRLVLEVAQHLGESTVRTIAMDTTEGLVRGQEVTDTGNPIMVPVGAGTLGRIINVIGEPIDEAGPVISEGLRAIHQEAPLYTDQSTEAEILVTGIKVVDLLAPYAKGGKIGLFGGAGVGKTVLIQELINNVAKAHGGYSVFAGVGERTREGNDLYHEFIESKVNADPHNPDPSVKSKCALVFGQMNEPPGARARVGLTGLTVAEHFRDQGQDVLFFVDNIFRFTQAGSEVSALLGRIPSAVGYQPTLATDMGALQERITTTHKGSITSVQAIYVPADDLTDPAPATSFAHLDATTVLNRAISEKGIYPAVDPLDSTSRMLSPLVVGEDHYNTARMVQQVLQKYKSLQDIIAILGMDELSEEDKIAVARARKIERFLSQPFHVAEVFTGSPGKFVDLADTIKGFRAICEGKYDHLPEAAFYMVGTIEEAVEKGKKLAAEAA, encoded by the coding sequence ATGGCCACACCCGCAAACCAGACCGGACGCATCACGCAGGTCATCGGCGCCGTCGTCGACGTGCAGTTCGAGGGACATCTGCCCGCCATTCTGAACGCGATCGAGACCAAGAACGGTGGTAACCGCCTGGTGCTCGAAGTCGCCCAGCATCTCGGCGAATCCACGGTGCGTACCATCGCGATGGACACCACCGAGGGTCTGGTCCGCGGTCAGGAAGTTACCGACACCGGCAACCCGATCATGGTGCCGGTCGGCGCCGGAACGCTCGGCCGCATCATCAACGTGATCGGCGAGCCGATCGACGAAGCCGGCCCGGTGATTTCGGAAGGTCTGCGCGCAATCCATCAGGAAGCGCCGCTCTACACCGACCAGTCCACCGAGGCTGAAATTCTCGTCACCGGCATCAAGGTCGTCGACCTCTTGGCGCCTTACGCCAAGGGCGGCAAGATCGGCCTGTTCGGCGGCGCCGGCGTCGGCAAGACCGTGCTGATTCAGGAACTGATCAACAACGTCGCCAAGGCGCACGGCGGTTATTCGGTGTTCGCCGGCGTCGGCGAGCGTACCCGCGAAGGCAACGACCTCTATCACGAGTTCATCGAATCGAAGGTCAACGCCGATCCGCATAATCCCGATCCGAGCGTCAAATCGAAGTGCGCGCTGGTGTTCGGCCAGATGAACGAACCCCCGGGCGCCCGCGCCCGCGTCGGCCTCACCGGCCTGACGGTCGCCGAGCACTTCCGCGACCAGGGCCAGGACGTGCTGTTCTTCGTCGACAACATCTTCCGCTTCACCCAGGCAGGCTCCGAAGTGTCGGCGCTGCTCGGCCGTATTCCGTCCGCCGTGGGTTATCAGCCGACGCTCGCCACCGACATGGGCGCGCTGCAGGAACGCATCACCACCACCCACAAGGGTTCGATCACCTCGGTGCAGGCGATCTACGTGCCGGCCGACGACTTGACCGACCCGGCGCCCGCGACTTCGTTCGCCCATCTTGACGCCACCACGGTGCTGAACCGCGCGATCTCGGAAAAGGGCATCTACCCCGCGGTGGATCCGCTCGACTCCACCTCGCGCATGCTTTCGCCGCTCGTCGTCGGCGAGGATCACTACAACACCGCGCGCATGGTCCAGCAGGTGCTGCAGAAGTACAAGTCGCTGCAGGACATCATCGCCATTCTCGGCATGGACGAACTGTCGGAAGAGGACAAGATCGCGGTCGCCCGCGCCCGGAAGATCGAGCGCTTCCTGTCGCAGCCGTTCCACGTCGCCGAAGTCTTCACCGGTTCGCCCGGCAAGTTCGTCGACCTCGCCGACACCATCAAGGGCTTCCGCGCGATCTGCGAAGGCAAGTACGACCATCTGCCGGAAGCGGCCTTCTATATGGTCGGCACCATCGAAGAAGCCGTCGAGAAGGGCAAGAAGCTCGCGGCGGAGGCGGCTTAA
- a CDS encoding F0F1 ATP synthase subunit epsilon — protein MATFHFDLVSPEKLAFSGEVDQVDVPGAEGDFGVLAGHAPVVAAVRPGILTITAGGAHQKIIVLGGLAEMSDKGLTVLADVATSTAELDRAQFADTIAEMEAKLAEKEGSELDHAIERLDHFKSIQQELNATAMH, from the coding sequence ATGGCCACCTTCCACTTCGATCTGGTTTCACCCGAAAAGCTCGCCTTCTCCGGCGAAGTCGATCAGGTTGACGTCCCCGGCGCGGAAGGCGACTTCGGCGTGCTGGCCGGCCATGCGCCGGTTGTGGCCGCGGTTCGTCCGGGGATCCTCACCATCACCGCCGGCGGCGCGCATCAGAAGATCATCGTGCTCGGCGGCCTCGCCGAAATGTCGGACAAGGGCCTCACCGTGCTCGCCGACGTCGCCACCTCGACAGCCGAGCTCGACCGCGCACAGTTTGCCGACACCATCGCCGAGATGGAAGCCAAGCTCGCGGAGAAGGAAGGTTCGGAGCTCGACCATGCGATCGAGCGGCTGGACCACTTCAAGAGCATCCAGCAAGAGCTCAATGCGACTGCAATGCACTAG